The Primulina tabacum isolate GXHZ01 chromosome 7, ASM2559414v2, whole genome shotgun sequence genome includes a window with the following:
- the LOC142551201 gene encoding LOW QUALITY PROTEIN: TNF receptor-associated factor homolog 1b-like (The sequence of the model RefSeq protein was modified relative to this genomic sequence to represent the inferred CDS: deleted 1 base in 1 codon), with protein MASVASEEPVEGRSVDEVPNGQQLCPSGEALVEWRSSEQIENGTPSTSPPYWDSDDDDGGPKPSELYGKYTWKIDKFSQITKRELRSNAFEVGGYKWYILIYPQGCDVCNHLSLFLCVANHDKLLPGWSHFAQFTIAVVNKDPKKSKYSDTLHRFLKKEHDWGWKKFMELSKVMDGFIDADTLIIKAQVQVIRERADRPFRCLDCQYRRELVRVYLTNVEQICRRFVEEHRGKLEKLIEDKSRWTSFRAFWLGMDQSSRRRMSREKTDSILKVLVKHFFIEKEVTSTLVMDSLYSGLKALEGQTKGKKSKGNVSGTEELAVHVICIEKETLMLVDDVLLLVERAAMEPLPPKDDKGPQNRTKDGTAGEEFNKDSIERDERRLTELGRRTIQIFILAHIFSKIEVAYQEAVSLKRQEELIREEEAAWLADVEQKMKRGTGDKEKSKKKQGKQKRNNRKGKDKGRDEKPDVNVLDKTDQDITNIARKGLLNNGSEVILEKGDAVEDVSDLSDSADGVPESLPPDSEDRDLSPVNCIVDISEVHPPRVPSSSIITGLSSVQNGTEVTSLSIVDDSSSTCSIDSVPSVMTSLPRNGRNAQRKVTSEASVCVNEELGQLTETATDINGASQNFKTMESSSRAAVDALQDSAILTERHTAKEEVHGNPCVKNMRDMKVSGDRTASVMSPPQSPSRSTPSIAPLKLESKIKGASATIVGNKLSLDSPKQSDRSTGLSNSVEIAATLKRESQKFATPKLVENPSGHQVPVFSEKPPAQPVRVTAERLSMPQMPIVSRPLSAPILPAPRPAVSKVSVVQTAPMLARSVSLTGQLGPEATASSSQSYVPQSYRNAILGSHVPAKFPSYSQGHSASPVVNASHSYSQAPALVSAPFFLPHNSERMDSNSLRPSLPYGMPNHNDMLPNSSVWMETYQKDNRRNLISDRPSLLNDMQSYDSYNPMLNRSKDHSSSEPPASTSGRQSCGLVDEFPHIDIINDLLEDEQGIGMATQSNSGHSTFNCGPHNINRQFSLPGCPSMSGGSLSQTSGSSQPERTQNHLDTEFQRGYCSFSGSPYDSARDMIPQSGQQQHINGQIDGLIPNQWPMAGSDLPYLSIRNADNSSYPCHILDYSYNKVDVNGYTVFRPSNGL; from the exons ATGGCTAGTGTTGCATCTGAGGAACCAGTAGAAGGAAGATCGGTGGATGAGGTTCCAAATGGTCAGCAGTTATGTCCATCAGGGGAAGCGTTGGTTGAATGGAGGTCTTCAGAGCAAATTGAAAATGGGACTCCATCTACTTCACCCCCTTACTGGGATAGTGACGATGATGATGGAG GACCAAAACCTTCTGAGTTGTATGGAAAGTATACCTGGAAGATTGATAAGTTTTCACAAATAACCAAAAGAGAACTTCGGAGCAATGCATTTGAGGTTGGCGGATACAAATG GTACATTTTAATTTACCCTCAAGGCTGTGATGTTTGCAACCATCTCTCTTTGTTTCTTTGTGTGGCCAATCATGACAAGCTTCTGCCTG GATGGAGTCATTTTGCACAATTCACTATTGCTGTGGTGAATAAAGATCCAAAAAAATCCAAATATTCAG ATACGTTACATCGTTTCTTGAAGAAGGAACATGACTGGGGGTGGAAAAAATTTATGGAGCTATCAAAAGTGATGGATGGATTTATTGATGCTGACACTTTGATAATTAAAGCTCAAGTCCAAGTAATAAG GGAAAGAGCTGATCGTCCATTTCGTTGCCTTGATTGTCAATATAGGAGGGAACTTGTCCGAGTATATTTGACAAATGTAGAACAAATTTGCCGCCGTTTTGTAGAAGAACATCGGGGCAAGCTGGAAAAGCTAATAGAGGATAAATCTAGATGGACAAG CTTCCGTGCTTTCTGGTTGGGC ATGGACCAAAGTTCCAGGAGGCGCATGTCTCGAGAAAAAACAGACTCAATACTAAAAGTACTTGTGAAGCATTTCTTCATAGAAAAAGAAGTCACATCTACCCTGGTCATGGATTCATTGTATAGTGGATTGAAAGCTCTTGAAGGGCAAACTAAGGGCAAGAAAAGCAAGGGAAATGTTTCAGGAACAGAAGAATTAGCAGTACATGTTATTTGCATTGAGAAAGAAACACTTATGCTGGTGGATGATGTGTTGCTGCTAGTTGAGAGGGCTGCCATGGAACCTTTGCCTCCAAAGGACGACAAGGGTCCTCAAAATCGTACAAAG GATGGGACTGCTGGAGAGGAGTTCAACAAGGATTCTATTGAACGTGATGAGAGGCGGCTTACGGAATTGGGTCGTCGGACCATACAGATATTTATCCTTGCTCACATTTTCAG TAAAATTGAAGTTGCATACCAGGAGGCTGTTTCTTTAAAGAGGCAAGAGGAACTCATTCGTGAAGAGGAGGCAGCCTGGCTTGCTGATGTCGAGCAGAAAATGAAACGGGGAACAGGGGACAAGGAGAAGTCTAAAAAAAAGCAG ggCAAGCAGAAACGAAATAACCGCAAAGGAAAAGACAAGGGAAGGGATGAGAAGCCTGATGTGAACGTGCTAGAcaaaactgatcaagatattACCAACATTGCAAGAAAAGGATTATTAAACAACGGATCAGAAGTGATACTTGAAAAAGGTGATGCAGTGGAAGATGTGTCAGACCTGTCTGACTCTGCCGATGGTGTTCCTGAATCGCTTCCACCAGATTCCGAAGACAGAGATTTGAGTCCTGTTAATTGCATTGTTGACATTTCTGAAGTGCATCCTCCCAGAGTACCAAGTAGTAGCATTATTACTGGGCTTTCAAGTGTGCAAAATGGAACTGAAGTTACGAGTCTATCTATTGTGGATGATAGCTCATCAACGTGCTCCATTGACTCAGTTCCTTCTGTTATGACAAGTTTGCCTCGCAATGGCAGGAACGCACAACGCAAAGTGACTTCTGAGGCAAGTGTTTGTGTTAATGAAGAACTAGGACAACTAACTGAAACAGCAACCGATATAAATGGTGCTTCACAAAATTTTAAGACCATGGAATCTTCTTCTAGAGCTGCTGTTGACGCTTTGCAGGACAGTGCTATCTTAACTGAGCGGCATACTGCGAAG GAGGAAGTGCATGGAAACCCCTGTGTCAAAAACATGCGTGATATGAAAGTATCTGGGGATCGTACAGCATCTGTGATGTCGCCACCCCAGAGCCCTTCCAGAAGCACTCCATCTATTGCTCCTTTGAAGTTGGAGTCTAAGATAAAAGGTGCGAGCGCCACAATCGTTGGCAACAAGCTGTCTTTGGACAGTCCTAAACAATCTGACAGATCAACAGGCTTGTCAAATTCAGTTGAAATTGCTGCCACTTTAAAACGTGAATCTCAGAAATTTGCAACTCCAAAGCTTGTAGAAAATCCATCTGGACATCAAGTACCCGTTTTTAGTGAAAAACCTCCTGCACAACCTGTGCGAGTCACAGCTGAAAGGCTCTCTATGCCTCAAATGCCTATCGTGTCAAGGCCATTGAGCGCTCCCATATTACCTGCCCCTAGACCTGCTGTTTCCAAGGTTTCTGTCGTCCAAACGGCTCCAATGTTGGCGCGTTCAGTTAGCTTAACTGGTCAGCTTGGTCCCGAAGCTACAGCATCTTCAAGCCAGAGTTATGTTCCACAGTCCTATCGAAATGCAATTCTGGGGAGCCATGTTCCTGCAAAATTTCCCTCCTATAGCCAAGGTCATTCAGCAAGTCCAGTGGTAAATGCGTCACATTCATACTCACAAGCACCGGCCCTAGTATCAGCACCATTCTTTTTACCACACAACTCTGAGAGGATGGATTCAAATTCACTCAGACCTAGCTTACCATATGGAATGCCGAATCACAATGATATGTTGCCAAATAGCTCCGTATGGATGGAAACTTATCAAAAGGATAACAGAAGGAACTTAATTTCTGATCGTCCCTCGCTGCTTAATGACATGCAGAGCTATGATTCATACAATCCAATGCTCAACAGGTCTAAAGATCACTCCTCATCCGAACCTCCAGCCAGCACATCCGGTCGTCAAAGCTGTGGATTGGTGGATGAATTTCCACACATAGACATTATCAATGACTTGCTCGAAGATGAACAGGGAATCGGGATGGCAACCCAATCAAACTCTGGCCATTCAACTTTCAACTGCGGGCCCCACAATATAAACCGGCAATTCAGCTTGCCGGGTTGCCCCAGCATGTCTGGTGGTAGCCTGAGCCAAACATCGGGCTCGAGTCAGCCTGAAAGAACCCAAAATCATCTTGACACTGAATTTCAAAGGGGATACTGTTCATTTTCTGGAAGCCCTTATGATTCAGCTAGGGATATGATTCCCCAGTCCGGTCAACAGCAACACataaatggtcagattgatggTTTGATACCTAATCAGTGGCCGATGGCTGGTTCTGATTTGCCCTATTTGAGCATCAGGAATGCAGATAACAGTAGCTACCCCTGTCATATACTTGATTATTCTTACAACAAAGTTGATGTCAATGGGTACACAGTATTCCGGCCATCAAATGGGCTCTGA